One segment of Streptomyces sp. NBC_01463 DNA contains the following:
- a CDS encoding small ribosomal subunit Rsm22 family protein yields MNATLPTANALRAALAGLLDGLPPRQATQAVDRLIAHYRGTIPTDTPVLRDRSDVAAYAAYRMPATFEAVRSALDALREAAPDWAPATHTDVGGGTGAASWAVAGAWEGPRTTVLDWAEPALALGRELAGVSGIPGLRAAEWQRARIGQDLALGATDLVTVSYVLNELTPQARTALVDDAARAAQAVVVVEAGTPDGYARIIEARDRLTAAGLTVAAPCPHSDACPIEPGTDWCHFSARVSRSSLHRKVKGGSLPYEDEKFSYVVATRFTPRPVAERITRRPQIRKGQVLLELCTRDEGLRRATVTKRHGALYRAARDIDWGDAWPPPQDPDQEPSGP; encoded by the coding sequence GTGAACGCCACCCTCCCCACCGCGAACGCCCTGCGCGCGGCCCTCGCCGGACTCCTGGACGGGCTGCCGCCCAGGCAGGCCACCCAGGCCGTCGACCGGCTCATCGCCCACTACCGGGGGACCATTCCCACCGACACCCCGGTGCTCCGGGACCGCTCGGACGTCGCCGCGTACGCCGCGTACCGGATGCCCGCGACCTTCGAGGCGGTACGGTCCGCCCTCGACGCCCTGCGCGAGGCCGCCCCGGACTGGGCACCGGCCACCCACACCGACGTCGGTGGCGGCACCGGCGCGGCGAGCTGGGCGGTCGCCGGGGCCTGGGAGGGACCGCGGACCACCGTCCTGGACTGGGCCGAGCCCGCCCTCGCGCTGGGCCGCGAGCTGGCCGGGGTCTCCGGCATCCCCGGGCTGCGGGCCGCCGAGTGGCAGCGGGCCCGGATCGGCCAGGACCTCGCCCTCGGCGCCACCGACCTGGTGACCGTCTCCTACGTGCTCAACGAGCTCACCCCGCAGGCCCGCACCGCGCTCGTCGACGACGCGGCCCGCGCCGCGCAGGCCGTCGTGGTCGTCGAAGCGGGCACCCCCGACGGCTACGCGCGCATCATCGAGGCCCGGGACCGGCTGACCGCCGCCGGGCTCACCGTCGCCGCCCCGTGCCCGCACAGCGACGCCTGCCCGATCGAGCCGGGCACCGACTGGTGCCACTTCTCGGCCCGGGTCAGCCGCTCCTCGCTGCACCGGAAGGTGAAGGGCGGCTCGCTGCCGTACGAGGACGAGAAGTTCAGCTACGTGGTGGCCACCCGCTTCACCCCGCGGCCCGTGGCGGAACGGATCACCCGCCGGCCGCAGATCCGCAAGGGCCAGGTGCTGCTGGAGCTGTGCACCCGCGACGAGGGCCTGCGGCGGGCCACGGTCACCAAGCGGCACGGCGCGCTCTACCGCGCCGCCCGGGACATCGACTGGGGCGACGCCTGGCCGCCCCCGCAGGACCCGGACCAGGAGCCCTCGGGCCCCTGA
- a CDS encoding heme ABC transporter ATP-binding protein, with protein sequence MRTLRNLFAVRGRTLPVPVSPGDPLAEARGLRVRLGGRQVLGSIDLTAHAGEVLALVGPNGAGKSTLLAALAADLPAQGGEVRIDGRPVTAWSAPELALRRAVLPQSAALSFPFPVEDVVRMGRAPWAGTDRADEDDPAVRAAMAATEVTEFAARPFSALSGGERARVALARVLAQRAPLLLLDEPTAALDLRHQELVLRICRERAAAGDAVVVVLHDLGLAAAYADRTAVLHDGRISVAGPPAEVFTSAMLSGVYRQPVEVFPHPRTGVPLVVPDRAS encoded by the coding sequence ATGAGGACGCTGCGGAACCTCTTCGCGGTACGGGGGCGGACCCTGCCCGTGCCCGTCTCCCCCGGCGACCCGCTCGCCGAGGCGCGCGGGCTGCGGGTCCGCCTGGGCGGGCGGCAGGTGCTCGGCTCCATCGACCTGACGGCCCACGCGGGCGAGGTGCTGGCGCTCGTCGGCCCGAACGGGGCCGGCAAGTCGACCCTGCTGGCCGCGCTCGCCGCCGACCTGCCCGCCCAGGGCGGGGAGGTACGGATCGACGGGCGCCCGGTCACCGCCTGGTCCGCGCCCGAACTGGCCCTGCGCCGGGCCGTGCTGCCGCAGTCCGCCGCGCTCTCCTTCCCGTTCCCCGTGGAGGACGTCGTCCGGATGGGGCGGGCGCCCTGGGCCGGGACGGACCGGGCGGACGAGGACGACCCCGCGGTCCGCGCGGCGATGGCCGCCACCGAGGTCACCGAGTTCGCCGCGCGCCCCTTCTCCGCGCTCTCCGGCGGCGAGCGGGCCCGGGTCGCGCTGGCCCGGGTGCTGGCGCAGCGCGCCCCGCTGCTGCTGCTCGACGAGCCGACGGCCGCGCTCGACCTGCGCCACCAGGAACTGGTGCTGCGGATCTGCCGGGAGCGCGCCGCCGCCGGGGACGCGGTCGTCGTCGTCCTGCACGATCTGGGGCTCGCGGCCGCGTACGCGGACCGGACCGCGGTGCTGCACGACGGGCGGATCTCGGTGGCGGGCCCGCCGGCCGAGGTGTTCACGAGCGCGATGCTCAGCGGGGTCTACCGGCAGCCCGTCGAGGTGTTCCCGCATCCGCGGACCGGGGTGCCCCTCGTCGTGCCGGACCGGGCCTCTTGA
- the efeB gene encoding iron uptake transporter deferrochelatase/peroxidase subunit — protein MSEQDQQPTGDAAGTPGRAPSRRALLGWGGAGLALGAAVAGGTAAAVRSGDTAVTAADSGAAVPFHGAHQAGIATAVQDRLHFAAFDVTTEDRAELVALLKEWTRAAERMTAGHAVGDGAYGGLAEAPPDDTGEALGLRPSRLTLTVGFGPSLFAKGRFGLEDRRPGALVDLPKFPGDNLDRARSGGDLCVQACADDPQVAVHAIRNLARIGMGRTAIRWSQLGFGKTSSTTPDAQTPRNMMGFKDGTRNISGTDTAALDRHVWADGKDAGWMAGGSYLVARRIRMHIETWDRTGLQEQEDVFGRDKGEGAPVGKAKERDEPFLKAMLPTAHVRLAHPDTNDGATILRRGYSFTDGTDGLGRLDAGLFFLAYQRDTRTAFVPLQRRLAAHDALNEYIQHVGSAHFAVPPGVRDTDDWWGRALFS, from the coding sequence ATGTCCGAGCAGGATCAGCAGCCGACCGGCGACGCCGCCGGGACCCCCGGCCGTGCCCCCTCGCGGCGGGCGCTGCTCGGCTGGGGCGGCGCCGGGCTCGCGCTCGGTGCCGCGGTGGCCGGCGGTACCGCGGCCGCGGTGCGGTCCGGGGACACCGCCGTGACCGCCGCGGACAGCGGCGCCGCGGTGCCGTTCCACGGGGCGCACCAGGCCGGGATCGCCACCGCCGTCCAGGACCGGCTGCACTTCGCCGCGTTCGACGTCACGACGGAGGACCGGGCCGAACTGGTCGCGCTGCTCAAGGAGTGGACCCGGGCGGCCGAGCGGATGACGGCCGGGCACGCGGTCGGCGACGGCGCCTACGGGGGCCTGGCCGAGGCGCCGCCGGACGATACGGGCGAGGCGCTCGGCCTCAGGCCGTCCCGGCTGACGCTGACCGTCGGCTTCGGCCCGTCCCTGTTCGCGAAGGGCCGCTTCGGCCTGGAGGACCGGCGCCCCGGCGCGCTCGTCGACCTGCCGAAGTTCCCGGGCGACAACCTCGACCGGGCCCGCAGCGGCGGCGACCTGTGTGTCCAGGCCTGTGCGGACGACCCGCAGGTGGCGGTGCACGCCATCCGCAACCTCGCCAGGATCGGCATGGGCCGCACCGCGATCCGCTGGTCCCAGCTGGGCTTCGGCAAGACCTCGTCGACGACGCCCGACGCCCAGACCCCGCGCAACATGATGGGCTTCAAGGACGGCACCCGGAACATCTCCGGCACCGACACCGCGGCCCTGGACCGGCACGTGTGGGCCGACGGGAAGGACGCCGGCTGGATGGCCGGGGGTTCGTACCTGGTGGCCCGGCGCATCCGGATGCACATCGAGACCTGGGACCGGACCGGACTGCAGGAGCAGGAGGACGTCTTCGGCCGCGACAAGGGCGAGGGCGCCCCGGTCGGAAAGGCGAAGGAACGCGACGAGCCGTTCCTGAAGGCGATGCTGCCGACCGCCCATGTACGCCTCGCGCACCCCGACACCAACGACGGGGCGACGATCCTGCGGCGCGGCTACTCCTTCACCGACGGCACGGACGGCCTGGGCCGGCTCGACGCCGGGCTGTTCTTCCTCGCCTACCAGCGCGACACCCGCACGGCGTTCGTACCGCTGCAGCGGCGCCTGGCGGCACACGACGCACTCAACGAGTACATCCAGCACGTGGGTTCGGCGCACTTCGCCGTCCCGCCGGGCGTCCGGGACACGGACGACTGGTGGGGCCGGGCGCTGTTCTCGTAA
- a CDS encoding cupredoxin domain-containing protein — MRAVRFSVVTAAATVAALTAVTGCAEKSDGKGEGAVQVVAKDDSCDVSKTKLPAGHVELAVQNKGSKVTEVYVLFPDDRIVAERENIGPGTKATITAEIKAGSYEIACKPGMKGHGIRQKIEVSGGKAAKRSPEMDKAVAAYRTYVQAQADETLPKVKVFTDAVAAGDLEAAKKAYADSRIGWERTEPVAESFGDIDPKVDVRADGLEDGQKWTGWHRLEKALWQDKKLGAEEKALAPTLHKDLLDWQKRVGTADITPTSMANGAKELLDEVATGKVTGEEERYSHTDLVDFKANVEGAEQSYQLLKPIASKNDAALTATLDKRFAALNTLLDKYREDKSSYAFTSYEKVGKADRKELSDAVNALAEPLSRLAAAVTK, encoded by the coding sequence ATGCGAGCCGTTCGTTTCTCCGTCGTCACCGCTGCCGCCACCGTGGCCGCTCTGACCGCTGTCACGGGCTGCGCCGAGAAGAGCGACGGCAAGGGCGAGGGCGCCGTCCAGGTCGTCGCCAAGGACGACTCCTGCGACGTGTCGAAGACGAAGCTGCCGGCCGGTCACGTCGAACTGGCCGTCCAGAACAAGGGCTCCAAGGTCACCGAGGTCTACGTCCTGTTCCCGGACGACCGCATCGTGGCCGAGCGGGAGAACATCGGCCCGGGCACCAAGGCCACCATCACGGCCGAGATCAAGGCCGGTTCGTACGAGATCGCCTGCAAGCCCGGTATGAAGGGCCACGGCATCCGGCAGAAGATCGAGGTCAGCGGCGGCAAGGCGGCCAAGCGCAGCCCCGAGATGGACAAGGCCGTCGCCGCCTACCGCACCTACGTCCAGGCGCAGGCCGACGAGACCCTGCCGAAGGTCAAGGTCTTCACGGACGCCGTCGCCGCCGGCGACCTGGAGGCCGCGAAGAAGGCGTACGCCGACTCCCGGATCGGCTGGGAGCGCACCGAGCCGGTCGCCGAGTCCTTCGGTGACATCGACCCGAAGGTCGACGTCCGCGCGGACGGCCTGGAGGACGGCCAGAAGTGGACCGGCTGGCACCGCCTGGAGAAGGCGCTGTGGCAGGACAAGAAGCTGGGCGCCGAGGAGAAGGCCCTCGCGCCGACCCTCCACAAGGACCTGCTCGACTGGCAGAAGCGGGTCGGCACGGCGGACATCACCCCGACCTCGATGGCCAACGGTGCCAAGGAGCTCCTCGACGAGGTGGCGACCGGCAAGGTGACCGGCGAGGAGGAGCGCTACAGCCACACCGACCTGGTCGACTTCAAGGCCAACGTCGAGGGCGCGGAGCAGTCCTACCAGCTGCTGAAGCCGATCGCGTCGAAGAACGACGCGGCGCTGACCGCCACCCTGGACAAGCGGTTCGCGGCTCTGAACACGCTGCTCGACAAGTACCGCGAGGACAAGAGCTCCTACGCCTTCACCTCGTACGAGAAGGTCGGCAAGGCGGACCGCAAGGAGCTGTCCGACGCGGTCAACGCGCTGGCCGAGCCGCTCTCCCGGCTCGCCGCAGCGGTGACGAAGTAA
- a CDS encoding alkaline phosphatase D family protein gives MTYSSHQQELRDAARHTGRRRFLTVTGAAAALAFSVGLPAAGSASAAELDGRQIGDDPFTLGVASGDPLPDSVLLWTRLAPRPFEPDSGLPAARIEVRWELARDERFQRIVRRGTALAHPEFHHSVHVEVRGLDSDRVLYYRFRAGQWTSPVGRTRTAPAPGAHKRELSLAAVSCQAYHDGYFTAYKHLAQEDVDVVFHLGDYLYEYAVTATGGARNYTDRTLPALFNRETTTLEDYRLRYALYKSDPDLRAAHAAHPFVVTWDDHETENNYAGDTPENSVPPEEFLIRRAAAYRAYWENQPLRTPQQPHGPDMKLYRRLQFGRLAQFDILDTRQYRSDQAYGDGWQTPGPESEDPSRTLTGAAQERWLIDGWRHSRATWNVVPQQVTFAQRRDVPTDAYKLSMDSWDGYPASRDRILRGAEATGVDNLMVLTGDVHVGYAFDLKQDFDDPSSRTVGTEIVATSVASGKDGSEKPANWSNLTTANPHMKFYNGRRGYAVVTLQERRARADYRTVSAVTTPGAPVTTAASFVTEVGDQGLNPA, from the coding sequence CACCGGAGCCGCCGCCGCACTCGCCTTCTCGGTCGGACTGCCGGCCGCGGGATCGGCGAGCGCCGCCGAGCTCGACGGCCGGCAGATCGGCGACGACCCGTTCACCCTGGGCGTCGCATCCGGTGACCCGCTGCCCGACTCCGTCCTGCTGTGGACGCGGCTCGCGCCCCGCCCGTTCGAGCCCGACAGCGGACTGCCCGCCGCCCGGATCGAGGTGCGCTGGGAGCTCGCCCGCGACGAGCGCTTCCAGCGCATCGTCCGGCGCGGCACCGCCCTCGCCCACCCGGAGTTCCACCACAGCGTCCACGTGGAGGTCAGAGGCCTCGACTCGGACCGGGTCCTCTACTACCGCTTCCGCGCCGGGCAGTGGACCAGCCCGGTCGGCCGGACCCGCACCGCGCCCGCCCCCGGCGCGCACAAGCGCGAACTGAGCCTGGCCGCCGTCTCCTGCCAGGCCTACCACGACGGCTACTTCACCGCGTACAAGCACCTCGCCCAGGAGGACGTCGACGTCGTCTTCCACCTCGGTGACTACCTCTACGAGTACGCCGTCACCGCGACCGGCGGGGCCCGCAACTACACCGACCGCACCCTGCCCGCCCTCTTCAACCGGGAGACGACCACGCTGGAGGACTACCGGCTGCGGTACGCCCTCTACAAGTCCGACCCCGACCTGCGCGCCGCCCACGCCGCGCACCCCTTCGTCGTCACCTGGGACGACCACGAGACCGAGAACAACTACGCCGGCGACACCCCCGAGAACAGCGTGCCGCCCGAGGAGTTCCTGATCCGCCGGGCCGCCGCCTACCGCGCGTACTGGGAGAACCAGCCGCTGCGCACCCCGCAGCAGCCGCACGGCCCGGACATGAAGCTCTACCGGCGCCTGCAGTTCGGCCGGCTCGCCCAGTTCGACATCCTCGACACCCGCCAGTACCGCAGCGACCAGGCGTACGGCGACGGCTGGCAGACCCCCGGGCCCGAGTCCGAGGACCCCTCGCGCACCCTGACCGGAGCCGCCCAGGAGCGCTGGCTGATCGACGGCTGGCGCCACTCGCGGGCCACCTGGAACGTCGTCCCGCAGCAGGTCACCTTCGCCCAGCGGCGCGACGTCCCCACCGACGCCTACAAGCTCTCCATGGACTCCTGGGACGGCTACCCGGCGTCCCGCGACCGGATCCTGCGGGGCGCCGAGGCCACCGGGGTGGACAACCTGATGGTCCTCACCGGCGATGTGCACGTCGGCTACGCCTTCGACCTGAAGCAGGACTTCGACGACCCCTCGTCCCGCACCGTCGGCACCGAGATCGTCGCGACGTCCGTCGCCAGCGGCAAGGACGGATCGGAGAAGCCCGCGAACTGGTCGAACCTCACGACCGCCAACCCGCACATGAAGTTCTACAACGGCCGCCGCGGCTACGCCGTCGTCACCCTCCAGGAGCGCCGGGCACGCGCCGACTACCGCACGGTGTCCGCCGTCACCACGCCCGGCGCCCCCGTGACGACCGCGGCCTCGTTCGTCACGGAGGTGGGCGACCAGGGCCTCAACCCGGCCTGA
- a CDS encoding Gfo/Idh/MocA family oxidoreductase — protein MSRTVRWGVLATGGIAATFTADLQAMPDAEVVAVASRTDASAKAFAERFGIPKAYGSWAGLVADEDVDVVYVATPHSAHREAAGLALEAGKHVLCEKAFTINEREARELVELARDRGLFLMEAMWTYCNPVIRRMTELVRDGAIGEIRTVQADFGFAGDFGPEHRLRDPALGGGALLDLGVYPVSFAQLLLGEPDRVQADALLSPEGVDLNTGMLLGWESGATALLSCSLVGHHPTAATVIGTAGRIDFPEGFFYPRGFVLHRAGGEPEEITSGPGPQGLTGMQFEAAEVMRAVRAGETESPLVPLDGSLAVMRTLDAVRERVGVRYPVDGAVR, from the coding sequence ATGAGCAGGACTGTCCGTTGGGGCGTGCTGGCGACCGGTGGGATCGCGGCGACGTTCACCGCCGACCTGCAGGCGATGCCCGATGCGGAGGTGGTGGCCGTGGCCTCCCGTACGGACGCCTCGGCGAAGGCGTTCGCGGAGCGGTTCGGGATACCGAAGGCGTACGGGAGCTGGGCCGGGCTCGTCGCCGACGAGGACGTCGACGTGGTGTACGTGGCCACGCCGCACTCCGCGCACCGGGAGGCGGCCGGGCTCGCCCTGGAGGCCGGCAAGCACGTGCTGTGCGAGAAGGCGTTCACCATCAACGAGCGCGAGGCGCGGGAGCTGGTGGAGCTCGCCCGGGACCGCGGTCTGTTCCTGATGGAGGCGATGTGGACGTACTGCAACCCGGTCATCCGGCGGATGACGGAGCTGGTGCGGGACGGGGCGATCGGCGAGATCCGGACCGTGCAGGCCGACTTCGGCTTCGCGGGTGACTTCGGTCCCGAGCACCGGCTGCGCGATCCCGCGCTGGGCGGCGGCGCCCTGCTGGACCTCGGGGTGTACCCGGTGTCGTTCGCGCAGCTGCTGCTGGGTGAGCCGGACCGGGTGCAGGCCGATGCGCTGCTGTCGCCGGAGGGTGTCGACCTGAACACCGGGATGCTGCTGGGCTGGGAGTCGGGCGCGACCGCGCTGCTGTCCTGCTCGCTGGTCGGACACCATCCGACGGCCGCCACGGTCATCGGGACGGCCGGGCGGATCGACTTCCCGGAGGGCTTCTTCTATCCGCGGGGCTTCGTGCTGCACCGGGCGGGCGGCGAGCCCGAGGAGATCACCTCGGGGCCCGGGCCGCAGGGCCTGACGGGGATGCAGTTCGAGGCGGCCGAGGTGATGCGGGCGGTCCGGGCGGGCGAGACGGAGTCGCCGCTGGTGCCGCTGGACGGTTCGCTGGCGGTCATGCGGACGCTCGACGCGGTACGTGAGCGCGTCGGCGTCCGCTACCCCGTGGACGGCGCGGTGCGGTAG
- a CDS encoding amidinotransferase: MCAPAHFKVTYSINPWMDPTKPVDLPLAQTQWEDLRDRYRALGHTVELLEPRPDLPDMVFAANGATVIDGRVLGARFAYQERFPEAAAHRDWFRSHGFTEIHEPDHVNEGEGDFAVTSSYVLAGRGFRSSPLSHDEAQEFFGRPVIGLDLVDPRYYHLDTALSVLDDAADEIMYYPGAFSPGSRAVLARLFPDALIASEADAAAFGLNAVSDGLHVLLPQAATGLFDPLRDRGFEPVPMDLGELLKGGGSVKCCTQELRG, encoded by the coding sequence ATGTGCGCCCCGGCGCACTTCAAGGTGACGTATTCCATCAATCCCTGGATGGACCCCACCAAGCCGGTCGACCTCCCGCTGGCCCAGACCCAGTGGGAGGACCTGCGCGACCGCTACCGCGCCCTCGGCCACACTGTCGAGCTCCTGGAGCCCCGCCCCGACCTGCCGGACATGGTCTTCGCCGCCAACGGGGCCACCGTCATCGACGGCCGGGTGCTGGGCGCCCGCTTCGCCTACCAGGAACGCTTCCCCGAGGCGGCCGCCCACCGCGACTGGTTCCGGAGCCACGGCTTCACCGAGATCCACGAGCCCGACCACGTCAACGAGGGCGAGGGCGACTTCGCGGTGACCTCCTCGTACGTCCTGGCGGGGCGCGGCTTCCGGTCCAGCCCGCTCTCGCACGACGAGGCGCAGGAGTTCTTCGGGCGGCCGGTGATCGGCCTCGATCTGGTCGATCCGCGCTACTACCACCTGGACACGGCGCTGAGCGTGCTCGACGACGCGGCCGACGAGATCATGTACTACCCGGGCGCCTTCTCGCCGGGCAGCCGGGCCGTGCTGGCCCGGCTCTTCCCGGACGCGCTGATCGCGAGCGAGGCGGACGCGGCCGCGTTCGGGCTGAACGCGGTGAGTGACGGGCTGCACGTGCTGCTGCCGCAGGCCGCCACGGGTCTGTTCGACCCGCTGCGGGACCGCGGCTTCGAGCCGGTGCCGATGGACCTCGGCGAGCTGCTCAAGGGCGGCGGCAGCGTGAAGTGCTGCACCCAGGAGCTGCGCGGCTAG
- a CDS encoding FTR1 family protein — protein MFSNYLIGLREGLEASLVVCILIAYLVKTGNRSRLLPIWIGVAIAVVVSLAFGAGLEFGSQEMTFKAQEALGGSLSVLSVGLVTWMVFWMRRTARHLKAELHGKLDAALAMGTGALVATALLAVGREGLETSLFVWRAVHAADDGWHPMIGALLGILSAVVLGWLFYRGALQINLAKFFTWTGGMLVVVAAGVLAYGVHDLQEAEFIGGLQNRAFDISATIPPDSWYGTLLKGTFNFQPDPTVLQITVWALYLIPTLALFLSPVGFGRSVGATDQKARKATDEKPEAGSAGDGARGSDGAEHDGERVRDGARRAGSRPGGDAV, from the coding sequence GTGTTCAGTAACTACCTGATCGGCCTGCGCGAAGGGCTCGAAGCCAGCCTGGTCGTCTGCATTCTCATCGCGTACCTGGTGAAGACCGGCAACCGGAGCAGGCTGCTGCCGATCTGGATCGGTGTCGCCATCGCCGTCGTCGTCAGCCTGGCCTTCGGCGCCGGTCTCGAATTCGGTTCGCAGGAGATGACGTTCAAGGCCCAGGAGGCGCTGGGCGGTTCGCTGTCGGTCCTCTCGGTGGGCCTGGTCACCTGGATGGTCTTCTGGATGCGGCGCACCGCCCGGCACCTGAAGGCGGAGCTGCACGGCAAGCTCGACGCGGCGCTCGCGATGGGGACCGGTGCGCTGGTCGCCACGGCGTTGCTGGCGGTGGGCCGGGAGGGGCTGGAGACCTCGCTGTTCGTGTGGCGTGCGGTGCACGCGGCGGACGACGGCTGGCATCCGATGATCGGCGCGCTGCTCGGCATCCTGTCGGCCGTGGTGCTGGGCTGGCTGTTCTACCGCGGTGCGCTGCAGATCAACCTCGCGAAGTTCTTCACCTGGACCGGCGGCATGCTGGTGGTCGTCGCGGCGGGTGTACTCGCCTACGGAGTCCACGACTTGCAGGAGGCGGAGTTCATCGGCGGGCTGCAGAACCGGGCGTTCGACATCAGCGCCACGATTCCGCCGGACAGCTGGTACGGCACGCTGCTGAAGGGGACGTTCAACTTCCAGCCGGATCCGACCGTTCTCCAGATCACGGTGTGGGCGCTGTATCTGATCCCCACCCTCGCGCTGTTCCTGTCCCCGGTAGGGTTCGGACGGTCAGTGGGGGCGACGGATCAGAAGGCGCGGAAAGCAACGGATGAAAAGCCTGAGGCCGGTTCGGCTGGCGACGGGGCTCGCGGCAGCGACGGTGCTGAGCATGACGGCGAGCGGGTGCGTGACGGTGCACGGCGAGCTGGAAGTCGTCCCGGCGGCGACGCGGTCTGA
- a CDS encoding multidrug effflux MFS transporter, with protein MPESGVSRAQQIPTTHTAAGAGLPGRPATPPPGPAATTAARRTGLLVTLVLGGLTALPPLSMDMYLPALPAVTDALHAPASTVQLTLTACLTGMALGQVVVGPMSDRWGRRRPLLLGMVVYVLATAICVFAPTAELLIGFRLVQGLAGAAGIVIARAVVRDLYDGVDMARFFSTLMLISGVAPVIAPVIGGQVLRITDWRGIFAVLTVVGVLLTLVVWKWLHETLPPSERHTGGIGDALRTMRALLADRVFSGYMIAGSLAFAALFAYVSASPFVVQEIYGASPQTFSLLFGINSVGLIAVGQINGKILVGRISLDKALGFGLGVIVLAATALLLMTSGVFGDVGLFPVATGLFVLMSAMGLAMPNTNAQALMRTKHAAGSASALLGTSSFLIGAVASPLVGIAGEATAVPMAVVQLVCAVGALVCFLAMCRPWQQVAARI; from the coding sequence ATGCCGGAGAGCGGCGTCAGCCGGGCCCAGCAGATACCCACCACCCACACCGCGGCCGGGGCCGGACTTCCCGGCAGGCCCGCCACCCCTCCACCCGGACCCGCCGCCACCACCGCGGCCCGGCGCACCGGACTCCTCGTCACCCTGGTCCTCGGCGGACTGACCGCGCTGCCGCCGCTCTCCATGGACATGTACCTCCCGGCGCTCCCCGCCGTCACCGACGCGCTGCACGCACCCGCGTCGACGGTCCAGCTCACCCTCACCGCCTGCCTCACCGGTATGGCGCTCGGCCAGGTCGTCGTCGGACCGATGAGCGACCGCTGGGGCCGGCGCCGCCCGCTGCTGCTCGGCATGGTCGTCTACGTCCTCGCCACCGCGATCTGCGTCTTCGCCCCGACCGCCGAACTCCTCATCGGCTTCCGCCTCGTCCAGGGCCTCGCGGGCGCCGCAGGCATCGTCATCGCCCGCGCCGTGGTGCGCGACCTGTACGACGGCGTGGACATGGCCAGGTTCTTCTCGACGCTGATGCTGATCTCCGGCGTCGCGCCGGTCATCGCCCCGGTCATCGGCGGCCAGGTCCTGCGGATCACCGACTGGCGCGGCATCTTCGCCGTCCTCACCGTGGTCGGCGTCCTGCTCACCCTGGTCGTCTGGAAGTGGCTGCACGAGACCCTGCCGCCCTCCGAACGCCACACCGGCGGCATCGGCGACGCCCTGCGCACCATGCGCGCCCTGCTCGCCGACCGCGTCTTCAGCGGCTACATGATCGCGGGCAGCCTCGCCTTCGCCGCGCTCTTCGCCTACGTGAGCGCGTCCCCGTTCGTCGTCCAGGAGATCTACGGTGCCTCGCCGCAGACCTTCAGCCTGCTCTTCGGCATCAACTCCGTCGGACTGATCGCCGTGGGCCAGATCAACGGCAAGATCCTCGTCGGCCGGATCAGCCTCGACAAGGCGCTCGGCTTCGGGCTCGGCGTCATCGTGCTGGCCGCGACGGCGCTCCTGCTGATGACGTCCGGGGTCTTCGGGGACGTCGGGCTCTTCCCGGTGGCGACCGGACTGTTCGTGCTGATGTCGGCGATGGGCCTGGCGATGCCGAACACCAACGCCCAGGCGCTGATGCGCACCAAGCACGCCGCCGGCTCCGCCTCCGCACTGCTCGGCACGTCCTCGTTCCTGATCGGCGCCGTCGCCTCGCCGCTCGTCGGGATCGCGGGGGAGGCCACGGCCGTACCCATGGCCGTCGTGCAGCTGGTCTGCGCCGTGGGCGCGCTGGTCTGCTTCCTGGCGATGTGCCGCCCCTGGCAGCAGGTGGCCGCGCGGATCTGA
- a CDS encoding bifunctional DNA primase/polymerase, giving the protein MGADFSRGRGSESRFSHWLRRRPKPQQGDVDGTAREALLLAVAEAGMPIAPAAHPVGYRCSCERIGCPTPARHPVSFAWQTQSTTDRAQIERWALSQPQANFITATGMIHDVLDVPLSAGTQALERLLAAGIDVGPVARSGDDRMLFFTATRGTPEDEDEWWPCELDCHPETMDEHPGLRWHCRGSYVLLPPAMLPGELDVSWVRGPENPLPDPLTLLETLTDACARFVGSAEQSDVDHDSVAWPLSR; this is encoded by the coding sequence ATGGGCGCCGATTTCAGTCGCGGTCGCGGCTCGGAGAGCAGGTTTTCCCACTGGCTGCGCCGACGGCCCAAACCGCAGCAGGGCGATGTCGACGGCACCGCACGGGAGGCGCTGCTCCTGGCTGTCGCCGAGGCCGGGATGCCGATCGCGCCCGCCGCCCACCCGGTCGGCTACCGATGTTCGTGCGAACGCATCGGCTGTCCCACCCCGGCCAGGCACCCGGTCTCCTTCGCCTGGCAGACCCAGTCCACCACCGACCGGGCACAGATCGAGCGCTGGGCCCTCAGCCAGCCGCAGGCCAACTTCATCACGGCCACCGGCATGATCCACGACGTGCTCGACGTCCCGCTCTCGGCCGGCACCCAGGCGCTGGAGCGGCTCCTCGCCGCCGGAATCGACGTGGGCCCGGTGGCCCGCTCCGGCGACGACCGGATGCTCTTCTTCACCGCGACGCGCGGTACGCCGGAGGACGAGGACGAGTGGTGGCCGTGCGAGCTGGACTGCCACCCCGAGACGATGGACGAGCACCCAGGACTGCGCTGGCACTGCCGCGGCAGCTACGTGCTGCTGCCGCCGGCCATGCTCCCGGGTGAACTCGACGTCAGCTGGGTGCGGGGGCCGGAGAACCCGCTGCCCGACCCGCTGACGCTGCTGGAGACCCTGACGGACGCCTGTGCGCGGTTCGTGGGCTCCGCGGAGCAGAGCGACGTCGACCACGACTCGGTGGCCTGGCCGCTGAGCCGGTAG